The window GATCATGACGGATCAAATGAGACTCCAAAGCATGGATCAAATGAAACTCGAAATGAAGGATCTAATGAAACTCCAAATGACGGACCTAATGAAACTCCAGTAACAGGTATTACAAACTCGCAGATAACAAAAGCAGTGTTTGAGAAGGAGAAAGGGGAATTCCAGGTGAAGGTTGTCAAGCAGATCTTGTGGGTGAATGGATTGAGGTATGAGCTGCAGGAGATATATGGCATTGGAAATTCAGTGGAGAGTGAAGTGGATGGAAATGACCCAGGAAAAGAATGTGTTATTTGTCTGTCAGAGCCCAGGGATACGACTGTCCTTCCTTGCCGTCACATGGTATTCACTGTCTCCCCTTTTTGGATTAATTTTTCTCTTGATCATTTCATTACTAGAATGATGCCAGTGGTAGTCATGGATATCATTCCATGAGCATCAAGCTACTACGAAGTGATATATGATGTTGTTGGCAAATTTCATCAACTCTACGTGTATGCTCGGTTTGGGGGAAAACGGGACGCAATTTCCATGGATGAGCTCCATGTGTAAAGTCCTTGATATCATATCATGGGTATCAAGTTACAAAGTGATATATATATTTCATTGATGTTTTGCATACTCATGGAGCTCATCATGAAAATTTCCACCCAGAGTTGTTTTGTCTTTCCTCAATATTTCAACTGTGGTCAATCTTCCCTTGTTGTAGTGCATGTGTAGTGGATGTGCGAAGGTTTTGAGGTTCCAGACAAATAGGTGTCCAATCTGCAGACAGCCAGTTGAGAGGCTTCTGGAGATCAAGGTTGGGGCAGAAGCCGAACCTCAGgagtgaagaagatgaagaagacagtGATAGTTGACTCAAGCTTCCTGTACAGTCCAAACTCCaaattgtgttatatatatatacttgataGTTTGCCTTACTTTCTGGGTTTTTCCCAATAATCACCCCAAAAAGGgggtaaaaaaattctaaaaaaggaATCTATTTATGACATATTCTGTGACATGGTCAAGCGGCTGGCATTGCACCTGAGTTTGTAAGCTAATGCCTCCACCATGCTTATTTGATTTTGGCTTCCCTTCTAAAATATAATTGAATGCTTTTCTCATTTCTTTGGATGACATCATTTTGTTATATGTATGTATCtataatttcatttattttttgcttcTCAGGAGACTAATCCCTTTTCGAATGTAGTTAGCCTTTGTTTCGAATCTAAGTTTTCTCTACTTTTATGACTACATCACATCCTTGTCGGTAAATACTAAATAGCTTCATCATGCTCCATAATGACCACAATATCCAAAGTGGAAGAGTAAAGTAAATAGCGATATTTTATTGTCAAAATTGATTCGTCACAAATTACACAAGTATCATCAATACCTAACATTTATAAGCATTTCAATAGATTAGTAACCTTCATTAATTTGTACCAGGAATTATTCGCATTTCATGATACAGGAAATTTACACTTTCCATCAAAACCCAAGTAAGTTACACAAACCATTTATAAATTAACGTGGATATGCATAAGTCATAACATTAGATAAAGTAGTACACAACAGCAACAACACTAAATAGTTCTTTCTCTAATCAAATAAACCATGAACACAAGAATCTGAAAACTCAATAATTACCGAACATCAACCACCTTGTTAGACCCTTGATGCAACTCATCTGCTTCCCACCATTGATGAACATAGACACCACTATCTCTGAGTCCCTTGTAAATATCCATGCAACCTTTTTCTTCCGTGTTTTCTGAGCAGCTGAGAAACAATTCATTAACAAAGCATATGGCTCCACTTTCAAACATATCCCTTAGAAACTTCATTTCAACATTCCCTGCATTCATCTtcaacaccacaaaatcagcctGCTGCACTGTCTCTTTGAACCATGCATGGAAGTCAAACTCTTCACCCTTGGAGGACGAGGACAACCCCGGATGATAAACAAAGGTTATGCCAGGCCTTTTCACATGAGACAACAAGATGGAAGTATTGTAGTGAACAAAGTATACATTGAAATCTCTAAAATCAATGGGGTAAGATGGAAAGAACCAATTAGTAACATTGTTAGGCACCCCACCAACTCCAATGTCAATGTACACCAATCTCTTCCTATTAGACATGTTCACAACTTAGGCAAGTATGAGATTCTTTTCTCATGCTCTTGAGATGTTTCCTCATCAGCAAGAGGCTCCATGAGCTCTATAAGAGGCTTGGTGGAGTTCAAACTTGGACAGTCTCCTTGAAGGTGGTGATTGAAGACAAATGCAGAAGAGCTTCTTTTCTTGAAAACCACAAGGGTAATGCCGTTGACAAGAGTGACATCCACAACACTTGAAGATCTCAACATGGATGAAACTGAGGAAGAAGGAGCATGATTGGGACGTATAAGCAGTGCGCCAATTCCCCCAGGCTTGAGGACCCGCTCCACCTCAAGCAGCAGCAATGCAGGCACAGAAACCTTGTCCACATCCTTGGTGAAGACGAAGTCAAAGGAAGAGTCCTGATAGTGAAGCTGAGACAAGAGTGTGTTGTGGCTTAGGGAGACAGCGGTGACACTAGTGAAGCCAAGTTGTCGCATTGCAGAGACAGCAGGCATTGGTGAGGGTTGTCCAACGCAGAGGGAGGTAGCTTTACGGTTCAAGAAGTGGTTACGCAATAGGTGATTGACAGCAGAGGTAGTGAAGTTGGCATGGTTGATGCAGTTGAAGGAGTCCCAGAAGGAGTTGTAGACCCTGCTCTGGAACAAGTAAGAGCCAGAAGTGTTTTGGTTGAGACACTGAAGGTGTGTTTCAGGGGCGAGTGAGGCTGAGAGGAAGTGGAGAGTAGGAAGGAATCGGagcaaggaaagcaaggagataGCAGAGGCAAGGAAGAGTGCACGGAAGAAGAGTGTCTTGGCTATGGATGCTTTGAAGGAAGAGTGGGAGAAGAAGGCCTTGGAAGAATCCATATGTATGTATAATATAAGCATACAACATGTGTCCTATTTAAGCTTCTTTAACATTATGGCTTTATTCAATAAAAATCCCATCATTATCTTTATCGATTCTTTTGATGCATTTGTAATATATgcgattaattatatattaacacCGTACACACAGCATCAATATAATATGCGACACTTTGGACTCTGCATCTTAGGCAACCCTGGACAACCTGGACTTTGCACTTTCTAGTGTCGGGAACACCATAATGTACAAGAAAGCTTCACCACTGCATCATGCTTTCAACCAAACCTTAGCTTTATTCTCATGATAATTTAATAAACTCGCTTTAGAATAGCATCATTGAGCTCATTACCATAGAGCATAATGATCTCAACTACTTTGATTAAGCATGTTAAAGTAAACTATTTAAACTTAtcttcatcttctcaaggaattaacATACGTGTATACAAAtacccatttttttattttttgccatgACTCATGATTGAAGAACTTGGTAGTTGAAACGATTGGACTAATATGGGTTTAATATACTGGGCCTACTCTGTTAGCCCAAATTATTCTTTTCTTGTTCATCCACTGTTAACCAGGAGTATGATTTTGAATCTTTTAAAACAtgggcaaaaaaaaaaacttttaaaacatATTATCAATATGTTACCATTTTGTCATTATTTAATTACCGTAGCTCTATTTAGTGTGTATTCAGTATTCACGTAATACTATATACAATAATCTTACCATATTAAAATGATCACACAttgataaaaatatgttttaaaaaaGTAGCATCTTAGTGATAAATTCTAGGAATAGTGATAACTAAATACTTTAGcttaaaaatgatatatatttaaCTCAGCAGAATAtgttaattatatgattaatataaAATGTTTTTGAGAGTAGTtatatatttaagtaattttggCAATTAAGTTTAATCAAATTGGCCTAAACCCAATAAAAACTCTTTTTATTATACGTAGCGTGTACACACGTGCTTCACTAACGCAAACGAAACTCCGCTTCACTTTGTGTTTGTTCTTCGTGcgcctcttcctccttcttctattGGTGATGTTATTGctgcattttgtttttattttttcttctccttctttttttttatgttattgtggtaatttattctttttttttgtttgatatttttttctatttttgttggttttatttctctcaaaagaataaattaagaagaattttgaaaaaatgaaataagaagaagacgacgaagaaaaatatatgaaaaaggagaagaagacgaAACAAAAGAtgatgagaaggaggaagaagagttttgaattgtgtaggACAAGAAAACCAAATGCACCGAAATTACATAGtgattgcgacacaattaactcaaaAATGCACTAAATTTAAAGGAGTTTTTGAGTTTACAGGATGCATAATTTTTAGTTCATTTCTTATTATACAATGGTGTTGTATAAtaatatttcggttcatttgtaatCCAAGTGTATTGTCGATGAACTATTTGTCCCAAAAGTTGGGATGAATTTCAAGATAAATTGAATGGAATAAAAtagaatctaatgcaattgaataaagtgataatgaataattttattcttcgttgttaaaaaatttggtcaatacttatccaCAGCATAAAGTGaatctcaattaacacacaaatgaactgaaattagttcagatttgaacaagcagtaaaaaaactcaatcatcaacaaaaacacatcaaattcattttttgatccaaatgaacctcaattaaactaaaaaagaaccgaaattacttaaggaataaaaaatttggtcaatacttatcaatagtatcaagtgaacctcaactAATTGACAAATAAATCGAAATAAGTTCAAATTTGAACAAGTAGTAAAAAAGAtttaatcatcaacaaaaacacatcgaatttatTTCTGGATCTAAATGAAccttaaataaactaaaaaatgaatcaaaattatttaatgatgacaCCAAAGAAAATCAGAACCAATAAAAATGTTAGCAAAATGTTAGTGTTGTTAGTAATGAtaataacgaaaaaaaaagaaaaagacgacaacgtagcatcaaagaaaaagatgaagcgACGGCAAGATGTAGAGCTTTATTCAATATTTTACATTCGTATCTATTGAAATTAatatagagaaaaataaattagaagaagagaagaagaatctgtatgtgtaaatttaaaaaagaagataaagaaaaaaaaacaataacatTAAAACGTAtgcatatatatttaaaatatttagtttAATTGGACTTAGAGTTATAATAACTTAGATGTAAAATTTTATTCAATATCTTTACATTCGTATGTATCGAAattaatataaagaaaaataagctaAAAGGATTTCGGTCAGCATGAAGACAAATTCATCATCTCAAACGAGATCAAGTGGCAAGATCAAATGCAAATTGGATTTTATCATGGGTTATTGTTTTCTGTCCTTTTCTTTTGGTCGGGGGTTAATTGTTTCCTAAGTTGTTAGTACCATCTCGTTGACCCTCCAAAATAGGAACATCTCTGCACAAGATGCATAATCCAATAAGCATAACATAAGCTACCAACGAATCATTGACATTTTGACATATCGAAGCTGTGGCGTATGGAATTATTATTAATTCAACTGAAAATTGTTTGATTACGAAATTAGACATATTATAAATCtcaacaaatataaattatttaagtaTGATATGAGAAGATAATAGCATTGAATTTTAAGAAAAAGGTAAAcgtattttgataatattttttaaaattttctcctcacaaaagaatttattttcatcatttgaaTATTTGTCTAGTACCTGGTTCCAGCATATATATCCACGTAAGTATACACTTATATTAtagttttatttgaaatttaaagttTTTCTCTATACAACGTATAGAGTATATAATTGTGAACAAATAAACATGCTGATGCGGTTCGTTTTGTTGTGACTtgtcagatatatatatatatatatatatatatatatatatatatatatatatatatatgagttgtAGTTATTATTATATTCATTTCTCGAGTTTTTTCCTATGTTAGGTTTACTGTAAAGCAAATTGCTAAAACGTTCTTCGGAGATCAGGTATATACAACTAAGTCAACGTTGATATAACATTTTCTAATGATTAGGGGGCCATGAGTAGAGGCCTAGAGCAATAGGATGATGATGTTTGCACACTAAAATGTTTATATTGTTATGAGTTATGACTATGATTATAATATACACCTTTCTATCTGTTTGGAAGAGAGAGGAAGCTAAGATATAACATAGTTTATGTATGTTTGAAAGGAAATAATAATactactaaaatatataaaaataatgtgcAAACATGAATATGGATTTAGTGGCATGTTTCATGAAGAAGTTTTGAAAGATCTGAATTTGTGATAACTCATGCCACTCAAATAATAGTCAAAATTAAATGACTATGGTCTTGTAAGTTGTAATTGTGGTTAGTCCACACACACAATTTGCACGAAAATGTCCCCACTTGGATAGATATCACCTAGATCACGTCTTCCACCTAATAGGCTAAAACAAGATTATGACCCTTAAAATTTCACCccttaattaattgaattataaaaatatcgtaataaaaaatgttatatataaTTATCTATGGAGTACAAATTTCGTACCAATGCCTCCCTTTTAAATAACTACATTAGATGTAGATCTAGAGAAAGAGAGGTTAACACGTCCTTATTGAAAAACAATTAGTCAACTAGCAAACAATATATAGGAGGATTAATAGAAAATTGAGATGGAAACAATAATTAGCAAATCACCCTTATTAAATAATCCATTGATCATTCCGAATCATGTTAATTGCTGTGGTGGAAATAATTattgataatatattttaaaaacctTGCATTGTGAGGTAGAATACAGTGATACCCGCCGCTAATATACAAATATTTGAAAGTTGACTAAGTATACGGCAGGTAGTGCATTCTCTTATTCTCTGTTTCTTAATTTAGGTTCCAGGTTCCAAccgaaaacaataattaaaaagaaaaggtaATACATAAGAGTGATGTTGAAGCCGCTGAATACCATATACCAAGtatatgatatgatatatattttaaattaagaaggaaaaaataataatatgaaagATGTGTAGTTGAAGGTCATAGCATCTCCATGGTGCCACTCTTCTCCACGCTTTACTATATCCAGTTTGTGATTCTTCCTTCTATCTCTCATGATCAAAGGAACAAGAAGGTCTTATTGTTATTATTCCCGTCAGGACCATAATAAGCACTAGTTGTATGTGCTGCTTTTGTTGTATTAAATTATTGCATTATGGAGACTGAAGCTCCTGAAGACAGAGAGGATAACAGAGCTGATGACGACACAATCGAAAAGGTACTCCTTCTTGGCTTtcttatgattgttgtttgattcATCTGCCATTTCATTGATCATAACCTCCTCCATTTTGGCGAATAATAGGTTTTCGCAGTCTTACATGTTCCTTAGTAAGTTTTCCTTTTGCTTCTAGGGTCCAGAATCATTTGAAATAACTGAGGAACTCTCAAGTAGACGACATGGGACTAGGAAAAGCCTCATCTTGGAGATTCCAACAACAAGCACTGTGGATGAAGATTTTGTGAGGATAAACATGCCTCTAACTCCTCCTCCAAGAAAAGTGGCCTTTTCACCATGTCCAAGCCCTTCAGCATCAAGGAATAGATCAACTATGAAAACTTTATTTCCCAAACTCACTTTAAAAATCAGGAGCACAAGCTCACAGCAGATCGAAAATGCTGCTTTTCTTGCACTCGAAGGTTCACCAAAGGTGGCACCAAAGAAGCCTCTTCTTCCGAGGACATTTTCACTTACAAAGTTGATCACCCCTAGAGGGAAGAACACGGCATCCTTGCCTGTAACACCGATTGCTCACTCTAATCCAGGGTCCACACATGGAGGAAATGCTGCTTATCTAGCTTCAATTGTAACTACCTTTGCAGCTTTTGCAGTAGACTTGTGCTACATGTGCTTGCACACTTCTCCACCATTGGATTCTTATCTGATCCTTATTTTGCAGGATAAAGGGATCCAATTACCAATGCATCGTTCTCGTTCAGTTCCAATACTTAACAAGGCAGGGAGCACAAGTGTAGGTGGAATGTTTCGTATAATTCCAACCACACCAACATCAGCGACATCTCCATCTGGTGATAGTGGTAACATACCAACACTTTCCTCACATGTTTGTATTATAATAAACCTTTTCGAAAATGAAATTCACCTTCTGTACACACTATATACAATCTCTTATTATTCATGACCAAACAATCAGGAACTGCTCCATGTTTATTGAATTCTACTAACCAACTTGTTAATGTGAGGGTTCCTATTCAGTTGAGAATGAGGATGGTGGTGAAGATATTCCCGAAGAAGAAGCTGTTTGTAGAATTTGTATGGTTGAATTGGGGGAAGGTGCTGATGATACTCTTAAATTGGAGTGTAGTTGCAAAGGTGAACTTTCACTGGCTCACCAACAATGTGCAGTTAAATGGTTTAGCATTAAAGGAAACAGAACATGTGATGTTTGCAAGCAAGAAGTTAAGAACTTACCTGTGACTCTCTTGCGGCTTCAAACTGCACCTAGAGGGCAGCATGCTGAGATTTCTCAAACAAGGCAAGGGTAAATTATTGCTttgcttctctttattttttccaACATGTGACAACAGAGTTAATGCAAAGAATTTTCAGGGTTTggcaggatgctcccattcttgTAGTTGTCAACATGCTGGCTTACTTTTGTTTTCTTGAGCAGCTTCTTGTGAGTGTAACTACTAACTATTCTTGGTCTTGGATGATGGTTCCCTATGAGCCACACATGAATCCTAATGTTATTGATTGGTGACAGGTTTCAAGTATGGGCTCTGGTGCTGTTGCCATGtctcttccattttcttgtatACTTGGTCTTCTTGGTAGCATGACATCTACAACAATGGGTAGGGCTTATTGTACCTTTAGGTAACACTTCTTCACCTGAATTTTTGCCTTTGTTACCACTACACTGATTCCTCCAAAATTTGTTGTTAGTGAGGAGAAATCATGTTTGGGTTTATGCAACTGTGCAGTTTGTTCTGGTGGTTGTCAGTGGACACCTTTTCTATTCATTGGTAAGAAATCCATTTTACAAACATGTTTACAGTAAAAGAAATATATAGAGGCATTGTTTTTAAAAAACCAGAAATTGCATGATGCAATCTTCTTCTAATATAAGGTAATTCGATACTTCTGTTTTTTGTTTCCAAGTAATTTGATACATTTATTTGGGATGGCAGGTTCATATGCAAGCTGTTCTAGCTATTTTGCTTGCCACATTTACTGGCTTTGGGGCTGTGATGTTTGTAGCTTCTGTTCTTGCTGAGATATCAAATTGGAGGAGAATAAGTCTTGGTCAGTTGAATCAAGAGGAGGCAGTGGCACCTGATGAATCATCTTCAGCAGGTCATCATCAATCTGAGGCTCCTGAAAGTAATTTGAGAGATTCCCCTCTTATGCATGTGAACCAGCTAAATGTGCTCCCACTCGGGTAATTCTCTTGAAGGATGCACCAGCAAGGTGTTTATGTCTAATGTAGTATATAGAGTACATATTGTATAGAAATTTGAGCACATTATACTTTAGTTGTGTTTGTTTTTGCCATGTTACATGAGAAGTGTTTATTTGTACTTACTTTGGCTTCATACACTGAATCGATACGTACTTGTTCATGGTACATATAGGAATAGACATGTAATGACATTGGTTTGCAAGAAAGATGCTAATCCTCTAAAGTGAATGTCTCTGAAAGGATGCATAAAACGCTTCTCCTTGAGGCTGGTAGCTAACAAGGTCTCTCGTCGAAGGGGAACTATAAGCTCATCAGTTTCGAGTTCCGATGGAGTTACCTGATGAGTAATATGAATGGAGTTGCTGTGTGCCACCCTGACCCAACGATCTTGTTCATTAGGAATTGAAATTCCCGTTATTtgtctgaaaaacaacaaacactaTTTGCTTTGGGGAGATCGAAGAgtgaagaaaatttaaaaatataagaaaataatttaatttttttaaaaaataaaagaagataaaagaCATTTTGCATTGTCTTGGTCAAAGTATGGGCTATGAACTGTCTCCTCTGGTGACTAAGCCCCAACCCCAACCTCTGTCTTTCTCCTTAGCTCAGCCACTCACTCTCTACCTCACTCACTGCACGCTCACGGCTCACCACGCTAGCCAACCACGGAGGTCATCGTTCGCCACTCTCCCGCCGGATTAACTGCCTCTTCCCCGCGCCACGGCTCGCGTAGTCGCGTCTGCCTCCTCCGTCTCTGTGGTCCCCGCCGCTTGGCTCCGTCTCGTGCCTCGCCTTGCCTCCTCTGCAATCTCTGCTTTGCTCCTCTTCGAagctctctctctatctctctcgcCTGCTTGCCGTCACCGTTGGCTCCTATGCCTCGTCCCCGCACCGCTTGTCTTAGTTTGCCTCTACTTCCTCTATGCGTCTTCTTCCTCTGCTCATGATACATCCTCGTTCCTCCGTCACCGTCTtcttgcttctgcttctgcaGTGTGGGTGAGTTCACTGACTTCACTCTTCACtgagttgagtttttttttttttttcagtttttattcTATAAACTTATTATACtgagttttttcaattttaaattttgatgtagGTTTAGATAATTTGCTTAACTTGATGtaattagttattattgattAGAATTAGATAATTGGTTCATTGCTTGCAGCCTCAGTTTGTGTTCATCATCATGAATCTATGAAATACACGTTCAACTtcgtgtttctttttttttttttttaattgacttCATTTTGTTGTGTTTTTTGTTTCAAGATTAACCGCAAAATGCTTATTTCAGTTAAATGCTTATTAGTTATTAATGTTCAGATTCAATCGTTCATTTGGAGTGTCATGATTGAATTCACATTTTCTCGTTTTGGCAATGCTTGATTCGTTGTTTTGAAAGATTTGCAATATGGAGAAAGATACATGTACTAGTGCTGCTCTGCACTGATGCGCTCATTCATCTCTCTCTCTGTTATTTACCTCTCTTAGTTCAATCTATGTCACTCTTCCATACTATATACAGTTATACACATACGTTACATGTATCTATTAATTTCTCTATGAAATATGATTAATTTCCAGCAGATTGTATAATAGGTAGTCCTTCAACAAGTGGATAATTTTATTGGCTCATGAACGCAAGACTCACGCAAGACCGTCAAACATAGGGCTGGTGATAAATGCTTTATGCCTACTTGTGTGTATAATGCTCTTATCGCGATCAGGTGAATTCTTTGT is drawn from Arachis hypogaea cultivar Tifrunner chromosome 12, arahy.Tifrunner.gnm2.J5K5, whole genome shotgun sequence and contains these coding sequences:
- the LOC112728988 gene encoding uncharacterized protein isoform X4: METEAPEDREDNRADDDTIEKGPESFEITEELSSRRHGTRKSLILEIPTTSTVDEDFVRINMPLTPPPRKVAFSPCPSPSASRNRSTMKTLFPKLTLKIRSTSSQQIENAAFLALEGSPKVAPKKPLLPRTFSLTKLITPRGKNTASLPVTPIAHSNPGSTHGGNAAYLASIDKGIQLPMHRSRSVPILNKAGSTSVGGMFRIIPTTPTSATSPSGDSVENEDGGEDIPEEEAVCRICMVELGEGADDTLKLECSCKGELSLAHQQCAVKWFSIKGNRTCDVCKQEVKNLPVTLLRLQTAPRGQHAEISQTRVWQDAPILVVVNMLAYFCFLEQLLVSSMGSGAVAMSLPFSCILGLLGSMTSTTMVRRNHVWVYATVQFVLVVVSGHLFYSLVHMQAVLAILLATFTGFGAVMFVASVLAEISNWRRISLGQLNQEEAVAPDESSSAGHHQSEAPESNLRDSPLMHVNQLNVLPLGLYNR
- the LOC112728988 gene encoding uncharacterized protein isoform X7, with amino-acid sequence METEAPEDREDNRADDDTIEKGPESFEITEELSSRRHGTRKSLILEIPTTSTVDEDFVRINMPLTPPPRKVAFSPCPSPSASRNRSTMKTLFPKLTLKIRSTSSQQIENAAFLALEGSPKVAPKKPLLPRTFSLTKLITPRGKNTASLPVTPIAHSNPGSTHGGNAAYLASIDKGIQLPMHRSRSVPILNKAGSTSVGGMFRIIPTTPTSATSPSGDSVENEDGGEDIPEEEAVCRICMVELGEGADDTLKLECSCKGELSLAHQQCAVKWFSIKGNRTCDVCKQEVKNLPVTLLRLQTAPRGQHAEISQTRVWQDAPILVVVNMLAYFCFLEQLLVSSMGSGAVAMSLPFSCILGLLGSMTSTTMVRRNHVWVYATVQFVLVVVSGHLFYSLVHMQAVLAILLATFTGFGAVMFVASVLAEISNWRRISLGQLNQEEAVAPDESSSAGHHQSEAPESNLRDSPLMHVNQLNVLPLG
- the LOC112728988 gene encoding uncharacterized protein isoform X8 → METEAPEDREDNRADDDTIEKGPESFEITEELSSRRHGTRKSLILEIPTTSTVDEDFVRINMPLTPPPRKVAFSPCPSPSASRNRSTMKTLFPKLTLKIRSTSSQQIENAAFLALEGSPKVAPKKPLLPRTFSLTKLITPRGKNTASLPVTPIAHSNPGSTHGGNAAYLASIDKGIQLPMHRSRSVPILNKAGSTSVGGMFRIIPTTPTSATSPSGDSVENEDGGEDIPEEEAVCRICMVELGEGADDTLKLECSCKGELSLAHQQCAVKWFSIKGNRTCDVCKQEVKNLPVTLLRLQTAPRGQHAEISQTRQGVWQDAPILVVVNMLAYFCFLEQLLVSSMGSGAVAMSLPFSCILGLLGSMTSTTMGRAYCTFSLFWWLSVDTFSIHWFICKLF
- the LOC112728988 gene encoding uncharacterized protein isoform X6 — translated: METEAPEDREDNRADDDTIEKGPESFEITEELSSRRHGTRKSLILEIPTTSTVDEDFVRINMPLTPPPRKVAFSPCPSPSASRNRSTMKTLFPKLTLKIRSTSSQQIENAAFLALEGSPKVAPKKPLLPRTFSLTKLITPRGKNTASLPVTPIAHSNPGSTHGGNAAYLASIDKGIQLPMHRSRSVPILNKAGSTSVGGMFRIIPTTPTSATSPSGDSVENEDGGEDIPEEEAVCRICMVELGEGADDTLKLECSCKGELSLAHQQCAVKWFSIKGNRTCDVCKQEVKNLPVTLLRLQTAPRGQHAEISQTRVWQDAPILVVVNMLAYFCFLEQLLVSSMGSGAVAMSLPFSCILGLLGSMTSTTMVRRNHVWVYATVQFVLVVVSGHLFYSLVHMQAVLAILLATFTGFGAVMFVASVLAEISNWRRISLGQLNQEEAVAPDESSSAGHHQSEAPESNLRDSPLMHVNQLNVLPLG
- the LOC112728988 gene encoding uncharacterized protein isoform X3 — protein: METEAPEDREDNRADDDTIEKGPESFEITEELSSRRHGTRKSLILEIPTTSTVDEDFVRINMPLTPPPRKVAFSPCPSPSASRNRSTMKTLFPKLTLKIRSTSSQQIENAAFLALEGSPKVAPKKPLLPRTFSLTKLITPRGKNTASLPVTPIAHSNPGSTHGGNAAYLASIDKGIQLPMHRSRSVPILNKAGSTSVGGMFRIIPTTPTSATSPSGDSVENEDGGEDIPEEEAVCRICMVELGEGADDTLKLECSCKGELSLAHQQCAVKWFSIKGNRTCDVCKQEVKNLPVTLLRLQTAPRGQHAEISQTRQGVWQDAPILVVVNMLAYFCFLEQLLVSSMGSGAVAMSLPFSCILGLLGSMTSTTMVRRNHVWVYATVQFVLVVVSGHLFYSLVHMQAVLAILLATFTGFGAVMFVASVLAEISNWRRISLGQLNQEEAVAPDESSSAGHHQSEAPESNLRDSPLMHVNQLNVLPLGLYNR
- the LOC112728988 gene encoding uncharacterized protein isoform X9; this translates as METEAPEDREDNRADDDTIEKGPESFEITEELSSRRHGTRKSLILEIPTTSTVDEDFVRINMPLTPPPRKVAFSPCPSPSASRNRSTMKTLFPKLTLKIRSTSSQQIENAAFLALEGSPKVAPKKPLLPRTFSLTKLITPRGKNTASLPVTPIAHSNPGSTHGGNAAYLASIDKGIQLPMHRSRSVPILNKAGSTSVGGMFRIIPTTPTSATSPSGDSVENEDGGEDIPEEEAVCRICMVELGEGADDTLKLECSCKGELSLAHQQCAVKWFSIKGNRTCDVCKQEVKNLPVTLLRLQTAPRGQHAEISQTRVWQDAPILVVVNMLAYFCFLEQLLVSSMGSGAVAMSLPFSCILGLLGSMTSTTMGRAYCTFSLFWWLSVDTFSIHWFICKLF
- the LOC112728988 gene encoding uncharacterized protein isoform X1, coding for METEAPEDREDNRADDDTIEKGPESFEITEELSSRRHGTRKSLILEIPTTSTVDEDFVRINMPLTPPPRKVAFSPCPSPSASRNRSTMKTLFPKLTLKIRSTSSQQIENAAFLALEGSPKVAPKKPLLPRTFSLTKLITPRGKNTASLPVTPIAHSNPGSTHGGNAAYLASIDKGIQLPMHRSRSVPILNKAGSTSVGGMFRIIPTTPTSATSPSGDSVENEDGGEDIPEEEAVCRICMVELGEGADDTLKLECSCKGELSLAHQQCAVKWFSIKGNRTCDVCKQEVKNLPVTLLRLQTAPRGQHAEISQTRQGVWQDAPILVVVNMLAYFCFLEQLLVSSMGSGAVAMSLPFSCILGLLGSMTSTTMVRRNHVWVYATVQFVLVVVSGHLFYSLVHMQAVLAILLATFTGFGAVMFVASVLAEISNWRRISLGQLNQEEAVAPDESSSAGHHQSEAPESNLRDSPLMHVNQLNVLPLGNRHVMTLVCKKDANPLK
- the LOC112728988 gene encoding uncharacterized protein isoform X5 encodes the protein METEAPEDREDNRADDDTIEKGPESFEITEELSSRRHGTRKSLILEIPTTSTVDEDFVRINMPLTPPPRKVAFSPCPSPSASRNRSTMKTLFPKLTLKIRSTSSQQIENAAFLALEGSPKVAPKKPLLPRTFSLTKLITPRGKNTASLPVTPIAHSNPGSTHGGNAAYLASIDKGIQLPMHRSRSVPILNKAGSTSVGGMFRIIPTTPTSATSPSGDSVENEDGGEDIPEEEAVCRICMVELGEGADDTLKLECSCKGELSLAHQQCAVKWFSIKGNRTCDVCKQEVKNLPVTLLRLQTAPRGQHAEISQTRQGVWQDAPILVVVNMLAYFCFLEQLLVSSMGSGAVAMSLPFSCILGLLGSMTSTTMVRRNHVWVYATVQFVLVVVSGHLFYSLVHMQAVLAILLATFTGFGAVMFVASVLAEISNWRRISLGQLNQEEAVAPDESSSAGHHQSEAPESNLRDSPLMHVNQLNVLPLG